One genomic window of Glycine soja cultivar W05 chromosome 9, ASM419377v2, whole genome shotgun sequence includes the following:
- the LOC114368644 gene encoding uncharacterized protein LOC114368644, protein MECNKDEATRAKEIAERKFAAKDTLGAKKFALKALNLFPDLEGISQMVATLDVYIAAENKTNGEADWYGVLGVDPLADEDTVRRQYRKLALQLHPDKNKSIGADGAFKLISEAWSLLSDKAKRASYDKRSGRDRKVSTKFGGPSSQKGTNGSFNFTKTAPSCATTRKNTAKEHASSSTHKSKSNTFWTVCRRCKMQYEYLRVYLNLKLLCPNCHEAFVAVETAPPPASGIRPATQWSFSQKQNSSRQPNKSKSNAGKNNMAAPNVGGGSCSKTDSYEKANFQWAPFSKISGVSNVAQAASVVQQAYDKVKRDREEAQAARKREEALKRKQHASKKGYYNPSKRRRGGMEDASASNHGKETNSFRSKQGNFEYNRVNGISKTGHVGDISPVQLKNLLMEKARKEISNKLRQVQSNAVDKTAMKENGNDFQEVSEKGEKCSRNSEMCAQDNIEKSEDRKSGSRAIKPFAGSTIAKVSRKFLETTPVDVLYPDFHDFCKDRTEGSFGENQVWAVYDNDDGMPRCYVLIRRIISLNPFKMQISWLNPNTNSELGPLKWVASGFSKICGDFRTSRPEICGSTNFFSHKVRWRTGAEGAICIYPRKGDVWAIYRNWSPDWNELTADEVIHKFDVVEVLEDFIEGHGIDVIPLVKVAGFRTVFHHHLDPKEIRIIPREEMFRFSHQIPSYVLTGQEAPEAPKGCRVLDPAATPFELLQVIEVVKKENVADDEDSDVKKTSDNMKKDNDEEMIDAMGKHGEEKEAKDEDMQEVEPSDNMKKGNEEMTNDTGRLREEKEGKDKDMQEVETLKEDKEREDLQ, encoded by the coding sequence ATGGAGTGCAATAAGGATGAGGCTACCCGAGCTAAAGAAATTGCTGAGAGGAAGTTTGCTGCAAAGGATACATTGGGTGCAAAGAAATTTGCTTTGAAGGCCTTAAATTTATTTCCGGATCTTGAGGGTATTTCTCAAATGGTAGCAACACTTGATGTGTATATTGCTGCCGAGAATAAAACAAATGGAGAAGCAGATTGGTATGGTGTGCTTGGTGTGGACCCCCTTGCTGACGAAGATACTGTCAGGAGACAATACAGGAAGCTAGCTCTCCAGCTTCACCCTGATAAGAACAAGTCCATTGGAGCTGATGGGGCCTTTAAACTCATTTCAGAGGCATGGAGTTTACTATCAGATAAGGCTAAAAGGGCATCGTATGATAAGAGAAGTGGAAGAGACCGGAAAGTTTCTACTAAGTTTGGAGGTCCATCATCACAAAAAGGGACTAATGGTAGTTTCAATTTCACTAAGACCGCCCCTTCATGTGCAACTACTCGGAAGAATACTGCAAAAGAGCATGCTTCATCTTCTACTCATAAGTCAAAATCAAATACATTTTGGACTGTTTGCCGTCGATGCAAAATGCAGTATGAGTATCTTAGAGTTTATCTTAACCTTAAACTCTTATGTCCCAACTGCCATGAGGCATTTGTGGCTGTAGAAACTGCTCCTCCACCTGCAAGTGGTATTAGACCTGCAACTCAATGGAGTTTTTCACAGAAGCAAAATTCCAGCCGCCAACCTAATAAAAGCAAATCTAATGCTGGAAAGAATAACATGGCAGCCCCAAATGTTGGAGGAGGGTCTTGTAGTAAGACTGACTCCTATGAAAAGGCCAATTTCCAGTGGGCTCCATTCTCAAAAATATCTGGTGTTTCTAATGTTGCTCAAGCTGCAAGTGTGGTTCAGCAGGCATATGATAAGGTGAAGCGAGATCGTGAAGAGGCACAAGCAGCTAGGAAAAGGGAAGAGGCCTTAAAAAGGAAGCAGCATGCTTCTAAAAAGGGTTACTATAATCCTTCTAAGAGAAGAAGGGGGGGCATGGAGGATGCTAGTGCGAGTAACCATGGTAAGGAAACAAACTCATTCAGATCTAAACAGGGCAATTTTGAATATAATAGGGTTAATGGAATCAGCAAGACCGGCCATGTGGGAGATATCTCCCCAGTTCAACTGAAGAATCTTCTTATGGAAAAAGCTAGAAAAGAAATTAGCAATAAACTCAGGCAAGTTCAGTCAAATGCTGTTGATAAAACTGCGATGAAAGAGAATGGAAATGACTTCCAAGAAGTGAGTGagaaaggagaaaaatgttcCAGAAACTCTGAGATGTGTGCTCAGGATAACATTGAGAAGTCAGAAGATAGAAAAAGCGGATCCCGAGCCATCAAGCCATTTGCAGGTTCTACAATTGCTAAAGTTAGCCGAAAATTTTTGGAAACAACACCTGTAGATGTACTATATCCTGATTTCCATGATTTTTGCAAAGATCGAACTGAAGGATCTTTTGGTGAAAATCAAGTATGGGCCGTGTATGATAACGATGATGGGATGCCTCGATGTTATGTGCTGATTCGCCGCATCATCTCCCTGAATCCGTTCAAGATGCAGATCAGTTGGCTCAACCCAAATACCAACAGTGAACTGGGCCCCCTAAAATGGGTTGCTTCAGGCTTTTCAAAAATTTGTGGGGATTTCAGAACAAGCAGACCTGAAATTTGTGGTTCTACCAATTTTTTCTCCCATAAGGTTAGGTGGAGAACTGGTGCTGAGGGAGCCATTTGTATATATCCGAGGAAAGGTGATGTTTGGGCCATATACAGGAACTGGTCTCCTGACTGGAATGAGCTAACAGCAGATGAGGTTATACACAAGTTTGATGTGGTTGAAGTACTTGAGGATTTTATTGAAGGGCATGGTATAGATGTTATTCCTCTGGTCAAAGTGGCTGGATTCAGGACAGTGTTTCACCACCACTTAGATCCAAAAGAAATCAGGATCATTCCGAGGGAAGAGATGTTTCGATTCTCTCATCAAATACCTTCATATGTACTCACTGGTCAAGAAGCTCCAGAGGCTCCAAAGGGTTGCAGGGTGCTGGACCCAGCTGCTACTCCATTTGAACTTCTTCAGGTAATAGAAGTTGTGAAGAAGGAAAACGTGGCAGACGATGAGGATAGTGatgtaaaaaaaacaagtgataaCATGAAAAAAGATAATGATGAGGAAATGATCGATGCTATGGGAAAACATGGGGAAGAAAAGGAGGCAAAAGACGAAGACATGCAGGAAGTAGAACCAAGTGATAACATGAAAAAAGGCAATGAGGAAATGACCAATGATACCGGAAGACTTAGGGAAGAAAAGGAGGGAAAGGACAAAGACATGCAGGAGGTAGAAACTTTGAAAGAggacaaagagagagaagatttgCAGTAG
- the LOC114368423 gene encoding serine/threonine-protein phosphatase 7 long form homolog, with protein sequence MPGRSLDSCGSRISSSPTGLHSCWIYEHFPSIAESTADQDYDEASLRACRWIAMKKTVKSIHTPSYRERLDRLRILDVYWIPYGEHREVRDFHVRSCYSGLLRWGPVAVYYRPERVVRQFGYTHTIPAPPVDSWVSYDDIHDRWMHYEDHIVPAGEVCVVPGACSSDYIDWFFRISHPFMTPGHTLDPLPHGHAPQLRVVPQAPQTDIPRVPEPGASSTSAEEPIHAVEVCDDIAERLERHLSLGVVTPGSSTHEVIEECLRLARSVTQDHLVYVRCRRMRHTDQA encoded by the exons ATGCCAGGCAGGTCATTGGACAGCTGCGGCTCGCGCATATCTTCTTCACCTACTGGGTTGCACtct TGTTGGATTTACGAGCACTTTCCCTCGATCGCGGAGTCCACCGCTGATCAGGACTATGACGAGGCTTCTTTGCGTGCGTGCAGGTGGATTGCGATGAAGAAGACCGTGAAGAGCATTCACACACCGTCGTACAGGGAGCGCCTGGATCGACTCCGGATTCTGGATGTCTATTGGATCCCTTATGGGGAGCATCGGGAGGTTCGGGACTTCCACGTTAGATCATGCTATTCCGGTCTCTTGCGCTGGGGGCCTGTTGCTGTTTATTACCGACCGGAGAGGGTCGTGCGGCAGTTTGGCTACACGCATACCATTCCTGCTCCTCCTGTCGATTCATGGGTCTCATATGATGATATACACGACAGGTGGATGCACTACGAGGATCATATCGTACCTGCAGGTGAGGTGTGCGTTGTGCCAGGGGCGTGTTCCAGTGACTACATCGACTGGTTCTTTCGCATCTCTCATCCTTTCATGACACCAGGCCACACATTAGATCCTCTGCCTCATGGTCACGCCCCGCAGCTCCGAGTCGTCCCTCAGGCCCCGCAGACGGATATCCCTCGCGTGCCGGAGCCAGGAGCATCGTCGACATCTGCAGAGGAGCCCAtacatgcagtg GAAGTTTGTGATGACATTGCTGAGAGGTTGGAGCGTCATCTGAGTCTAGGGGTGGTCACACCTGGCTCATCGACACATGAGGTGATCGAAGAATGCCTCAGATTGGCCAGGAGTGTGACACAGGACCATCTAGTATACGTTAGGTGTAGACGCATGCGGCACACTGATCAGGCGTAG